Proteins from a genomic interval of Kiloniellales bacterium:
- a CDS encoding DUF4166 domain-containing protein — protein sequence MTGTVVRSDEPLTVGVGIDDAKEVPEEESVFRRLLGEAGWARLHPEVRRRFGVEAEATHHYAGFMSEVRLSRLGWLVAQVCRLIGTPLAPWRGRDVPVLARVYRDTRRDGTVWERFYCYPARPPVRVASTKVCDQAAGLMEVVAGGLGMYLRLFEREGALIFESRGYFWEVFGRRLPLPGLLTPGRTRVSHAEAGGGSFRFTLEMRHPVFGETVFQTGLFREMGPAN from the coding sequence ATGACAGGGACGGTCGTGCGAAGCGACGAGCCCTTGACGGTCGGTGTCGGGATCGACGATGCGAAGGAGGTCCCCGAAGAGGAGTCTGTCTTCCGCCGGCTCCTGGGCGAGGCCGGCTGGGCGCGCCTCCATCCCGAGGTGCGCCGGCGCTTCGGCGTCGAGGCCGAGGCGACCCACCACTACGCGGGCTTCATGTCCGAGGTTCGGCTGTCGCGCCTGGGCTGGCTGGTCGCCCAGGTCTGCCGCCTGATCGGCACGCCACTGGCGCCCTGGCGCGGCCGCGACGTGCCTGTCCTGGCCCGGGTCTACCGCGACACCCGCCGCGACGGCACCGTTTGGGAGCGCTTCTACTGCTATCCGGCCCGGCCGCCGGTCCGGGTCGCCTCGACCAAGGTCTGCGACCAAGCGGCGGGCCTGATGGAGGTCGTGGCCGGCGGGCTGGGCATGTACCTCCGGCTATTCGAGCGCGAAGGCGCGCTGATCTTCGAAAGCCGCGGCTACTTTTGGGAGGTCTTCGGCCGGCGCCTGCCGCTGCCGGGCCTGCTGACCCCGGGCCGGACCCGGGTCAGCCACGCCGAGGCCGGCGGCGGCAGCTTCCGCTTCACCCTGGAGATGCGCCACCCGGTCTTCGGCGAGACGGTCTTCCAGACCGGCCTGTTTCGCGAGATGGGCCCGGCGAACTGA
- a CDS encoding TIGR01777 family oxidoreductase, translating into MELVLYLFLVQAPLGAFDIVYHHEITERLTWRRAAVAELRLHAARNLFYVVIFFSLAWIEWRGIYAWLFAAVLVAEIGITLWDFLVEDRTRDLPGSERVLHSVLAIAYGAILAVLLPVVWGWAALPSGVAWVDRGWLSWVMTLYSGGVLFWGLRDHLRARALARRSPAARPNAARDLPARRSVLITGGTGFIGRRLSADLIAAGHRVTVVTRDKRKLRDVEGPVAAVDRLDQLDPELCFDAVVNLAGEPVANGRWTPKKKREILRSRLETTRDVVAFIARAKTRPPVLISASALGYYGFGADAAFDEDTEPRPSFGNEVCEAWEAAALEAEKLGVRVCCLRIGLVLSAEGGALGQMLLPFELGLGGPIGRGRQWMSWIHMDDMLGLILRALADERFAGPINATAPQPLRNRDFARALGRVLRRPAVLPLPARALRFALGEMAEELLLGGQRILPKRAEELGYRFRHPELEGALKDILR; encoded by the coding sequence ATGGAACTGGTGCTCTACCTCTTTCTCGTCCAGGCGCCGCTCGGAGCCTTCGACATCGTCTACCACCATGAGATCACCGAGCGCCTGACCTGGCGCCGGGCCGCGGTGGCGGAGTTGCGCCTGCACGCGGCGCGCAACCTTTTCTACGTCGTGATCTTCTTCTCTCTGGCCTGGATCGAGTGGCGCGGGATCTACGCCTGGCTCTTCGCGGCGGTGCTGGTCGCGGAGATCGGCATCACCCTCTGGGACTTCCTCGTGGAGGACCGGACCCGCGACCTGCCGGGCAGCGAGCGGGTTCTCCACAGCGTCCTGGCCATCGCCTACGGCGCGATCCTGGCGGTTCTGCTGCCGGTGGTCTGGGGCTGGGCCGCGCTGCCCAGCGGCGTCGCCTGGGTCGACCGGGGCTGGCTATCCTGGGTCATGACGCTCTACAGCGGCGGGGTGCTGTTCTGGGGCCTCCGGGACCACCTGCGCGCCCGCGCCCTGGCCCGGCGCAGCCCGGCGGCCCGGCCCAATGCGGCTCGGGACCTGCCGGCGCGGCGCTCGGTCCTGATCACCGGCGGCACCGGCTTCATCGGCCGGCGGCTCTCAGCCGACCTCATCGCCGCCGGCCACCGGGTCACCGTGGTCACCCGCGACAAGCGCAAGCTGCGCGACGTCGAGGGCCCCGTCGCGGCGGTCGACCGCCTGGACCAGCTCGACCCGGAGCTCTGCTTCGACGCCGTGGTCAACCTGGCCGGCGAGCCGGTCGCCAACGGCCGCTGGACGCCCAAGAAGAAGCGCGAGATCCTGCGCAGCCGCCTGGAGACGACCCGCGACGTCGTCGCCTTCATCGCCCGGGCCAAGACCCGGCCGCCGGTCCTGATCTCGGCCTCGGCGCTCGGCTACTACGGCTTCGGTGCCGATGCGGCCTTCGACGAGGACACGGAGCCGCGGCCCTCCTTCGGCAACGAGGTCTGCGAGGCCTGGGAGGCCGCGGCGCTGGAGGCCGAGAAGCTCGGCGTCCGGGTCTGTTGCCTGCGCATCGGCCTGGTCCTGTCCGCCGAGGGCGGGGCGCTCGGGCAGATGCTGCTGCCCTTCGAGCTGGGCCTGGGCGGACCGATCGGGCGCGGCCGGCAGTGGATGTCCTGGATCCACATGGACGACATGCTCGGCCTGATCCTGCGCGCCCTGGCCGACGAGCGCTTCGCCGGCCCGATCAATGCCACCGCCCCGCAGCCGCTGCGCAACCGCGACTTCGCCCGCGCTTTGGGCCGGGTCCTGCGCCGCCCCGCCGTCCTGCCCCTGCCCGCGCGCGCCCTGCGCTTCGCCCTGGGCGAGATGGCCGAAGAGCTGCTGCTCGGCGGCCAGCGCATCCTGCCCAAGCGCGCCGAGGAGCTCGGCTACCGCTTCCGCCACCCGGAGCTCGAAGGCGCGTTGAAGGACATCCTGCGGTGA